The Malus domestica chromosome 06, GDT2T_hap1 genome has a segment encoding these proteins:
- the LOC139187738 gene encoding disease resistance protein RPM1-like — protein sequence MESAASLLIGKIAAILENEASSIAAVRDEVDELKLELISMKSFLIDAEGKEPQTEGERTWVTSVRDLTCDAENVIDEFLYHIYDKQSATPFAKLLHRTIYFPKNLWHRHRIAKKLQKITKKIKAIPERNERYGVSTIEGTSSDSVPRWVKNKAESSLYIMEDELIGIEDKKQTLMGLLMNGKENEMVVSVVGMGGSGKTTLVANTFNNENVKRQFDCYAWITVSQTYVIEDLFKQMIKKFHEGRKEEVPEHLNSMSYENLLDMLSTYLKSKRYLVVLDDVWDIKLWQEIRIPLLNRHHGSRILLTTRKKDIAFYSFEVESRPFEIEPLENNEAWELFSKKAFSSYDNKSCPPELESLAWKLVEKCEGLPLAVVTLGGLMSSKRSSSEWRRVYNSLNWHLTKHPMLESMSSILLLSFNNLPNPLKPCFLYCALFPEDYLIRRKRLIKLWIAEGLVEPIDGVTPEEVAEDYLVELTGRSMLQVELRNEAGRPKACKMHDLMRELALSTSKNEKFGATYVGREIVDKAEIRRLSIQTTEGEINSCTGMSELRSFLVFGTLKKLPSGFKLLRVLDLEDAPIDRFPDELVYLFNLRYLNLKGTLIEELPESIGRLRNLQNLNIRDSKIKALPKAISKFVNLRHLTMYRYTDYHYGFMYVIGIKAASDLSKLQKLQVLQSVESEGKIIKGIRNMTQLTSLGITNVKASDEMDLCDSLQKLELLHYLFFMASDEEEFLRVNALSSPPPGLQKVYLAGKLEKVPHIQALPNLERLGLINAYVGEKLCFSGGFIKLKCLNLGNLPLLNSIAIEKGAMPNLQVLDIWECMELKTLPQGIEFLANVERLILGHVPMQLIESVKGGMDHPKVQHIPEISLYYMGHLERLSGIHSRRRYAHFYPCIKI from the coding sequence ATGGAGTCAGCTGCATCACTATTGATTGGGAAAATTGCGGCCATTCTTGAGAACGAAGCATCTTCCATAGCGGCAGTCCGTGATGAAGTTGATGAGCTTAAGCTGGAGCTCATAAGCATGAAATCTTTCTTAATAGATGCTGAAGGCAAGGAACCACAAACAGAAGGAGAGAGAACGTGGGTTACAAGCGTCAGAGATTTGACCTGCGATGCTGAAAATGTCATTGATGAGTTCCTGTATCACATATATGACAAGCAAAGTGCGACTCCATTTGCAAAATTGCTCCACAGAACCATTTACTTTCCAAAGAATCTTTGGCATCGGCATCGAATAGccaaaaaattacagaaaatcacaaaaaagaTCAAAGCCATTCCAGAGAGGAATGAGAGATATGGTGTCTCTACAATAGAAGGAACAAGTTCGGATAGTGTTCCCAGATGGGTGAAGAACAAAGCCGAGTCTTCTCTTTATATTATGGAAGACGAACTAATCGGGATTGAAGACAAGAAGCAAACGTTAATGGGGTTATTGATGAATGGAAAGGAAAATGAAATGGTTGTGTCTGTGGTCGGGATGGGAGGATCAGGCAAGACAACTCTTGTTGCCAATACCTTCAACAACGAAAATGTAAAGCGACAATTTGACTGTTATGCATGGATCACTGTTTCTCAAACTTATGTGATTGAAGACTTATTCAAACAAATGATCAAGAAGTTCCAcgaaggaagaaaggaagaggtGCCTGAACATTTGAATTCCATGAGTTATGAAAATTTGTTAGATATGTTGTCGACATACTTGAAGTCTAAAAGGTACCTCGTTGTATTGGATGATGTGTGGGATATTAAACTTTGGCAAGAAATAAGGATACCACTTCTTAATAGACACCATGGAAGTCGAATCCTGCTTACAACACGAAAGAAAGACATAGCATTCTATTCTTTTGAAGTTGAAAGTCGTCCTTTTGAAATTGAACCTTTGGAAAACAATGAAGCATGGGAGCTCTTTAGCAAGAAAGCATTCTCAAGTTATGATAACAAATCTTGTCCACCAGAGCTTGAATCATTAGCATGGAAACTTGTGGAAAAGTGTGAAGGCCTACCTCTGGCAGTGGTAACTTTAGGTGGTCTAATGTCTTCCAAGAGGTCATCATCGGAATGGAGAAGAGTATACAACAGCTTAAATTGGCACTTGACTAAGCATCCTATGCTAGAATCAATGAGCAGCATCTTGTTGCTTAGTTTCAACAATTTGCCCAACCCGTTGAAGCCATGTTTCCTATATTGTGCCCTTTTCCCAGAAGATTATCTCATCAGAAGAAAAAGGTTGATCAAGTTGTGGATAGCTGAAGGGCTTGTTGAACCAATTGATGGGGTCACACCAGAAGAAGTTGCAGAGGACTATCTTGTGGAACTTACTGGTCGTAGCATGCTACAAGTTGAATTAAGGAATGAAGCTGGAAGACCAAAAGCATGTAAGATGCATGATCTTATGCGTGAGCTTGCTTTGTCCAcatcaaaaaatgaaaagtttGGTGCAACATATGTTGGCCGAGAAATAGTAGATAAAGCTGAAATCCGTCGATTGTCAATTCAAACAACTGAAGGGGAAATTAATTCTTGCACTGGTATGTCAGAGCTTCGCTCCTTTCTTGTCTTTGGCACGTTAAAGAAATTGCCTTCTGGATTCAAGTTGTTGAGAGTTCTAGATCTGGAGGATGCCCCAATTGATAGATTTCCAGATGAACTAGTGTACTTGTTCAACTTAAGATATTTAAATTTGAAGGGAACTTTAATTGAGGAGCTTCCAGAATCCATCGGACGGCTTCGCAACCTTCAAAACTTGAACATCCGTGACAGTAAGATAAAGGCACTTCCAaaagcaatctccaagtttgtaaACCTACGCCATCTAACCATGTATCGTTACACTGATTATCATTATGGCTTTATGTATGTCATTGGGATAAAAGCAGCATCCGATCTAAGTAAATTACAGAAATTGCAAGTTTTGCAATCTGTTGAATCAGAAGGAAAGATAATTAAAGGCATCAGGAATATGACCCAACTTACAAGCCTCGGTATTACAAATGTGAAAGCAAGTGACGAGATGGACCTCTGTGACTCCCTTCAAAAGTTAGAGCTCCTTCACTATTTGTTTTTTATGGCAAGTGATGAAGAGGAGTTTCTTCGAGTTAATGCACTAAGTTCGCCTCCTCCAGGCCTTCAAAAGGTTTATTTGGCTGGAAAACTAGAAAAGGTACCTCACATTCAAGCATTGCCGAATCTTGAAAGGCTTGGGCTAATTAATGCGTATGTTGGCGAAAAATTGTGTTTCTCCGGAGGCTTCATAAAGCTTAAGTGTTTGAATTTGGGCAACCTCCCCTTATTGAATAGTATAGCTATAGAGAAAGGGGCAATGCCAAATCTCCAGGTCCTAGACATTTGGGAATGCATGGAGTTAAAGACATTGCCGCAGGGCATTGAGTTCCTTGCTAACGTGGAACGCTTGATTCTGGGGCATGTTCCAATGCAACTTATAGAGTCCGTAAAAGGAGGCATGGATCATCCAAAGGTACAACACATTCCTGAAATCAGCCTGTATTACATGGGACACCTTGAAAGATTGTCCGGTATTCACTCTCGTAGAAGGTACGCACACTTTTATCCTTGCATAAAAATTTGA